Genomic window (Magnolia sinica isolate HGM2019 chromosome 6, MsV1, whole genome shotgun sequence):
GAAATTCGTTCATATCTTCAGAGAAGGTAACAGGCCTATAGATAGTATGACCTGTATGGGCAGTGACACTCAAGCTTCTTCATTGGTCCCACAGATTTCTCTTCTCCTGTGCCACGTTAGAGGAAGCCTTTTCCTTGATAAAATAGGTCTGGGGACGATTAGGATCGGCTTTGACAGAGATAATCAGTGACTTGTGCAGGAACTCGGGGAGATAGGCCCcggttcttctttctttctctagtTGGGTTCTTTTTCATTCCATCAAATCCTTTCTTCTGTGTCATTAGGATAGGCTTCTACATGGTCCTTTTTCCTAAGGAAGCCCCAATGTCCATTGCTATGTAAATTTGCCTTTGATGAATGCAAATGAATTTTTCCGGCTCAAAACTttcatgcctctctctctctctctctctctctctctctctctctacacacacacacacacacacacacacacacatagctCTAGAGATTTGAGAGAATTTAATTTGATTTAGTGGCTAACTGGTCAATGCTCAAGGAGACAATATGATAGAGAGGGAGGCATGAAAATTTTGTAACTGCACTAGATGCATCAGATCTCCAGTTGGACCCATCGAATGGATGCTTTAGTTGTCCATGTCCATTAAGCTGTGGGCCGGGCTCTTAAATTCATATGTTAATGGTGCTAGTAGTgacttaaaaaatggtggtgactcttcaagaGTATACATCTATAGTTGGGACAGTTCGAATTGTTGCCtgaattgtggatggagcatttaaaaaaaaaaaaaaaagcagtgaGAAAATAAACCATATGATCTTTTCTTTGAATTTGGGACActcactattttattttattttaaaacatccatttgataacatTAATAAGATTGTTAGGGTTGTTTGATTAAGAAAAGGTATATGCTCCATCAACAATGGTTCTTCGTAATTTGCATGGACTGAATAACTTTACATCAGTGCCACTAGCGAGGAGGATGAGTTGCATTGTTTTTTAAATGGTATAAAACCAATATATTATTCTACCCAAGAAGAGCAGGACCTACAAGAGCCAAACAAATCACAAACATCTTGGGCTTTCAGTCATCGACGCTTCCCATCCTTTACCTTGGAGTCTCTCTCCTCAAAGGAAGGATCCGGTACATCCACCTCCTTCCTCTCATCCAAAAGATTGAATGTAGGATCGCCAGCTGGAAAGGAAAGCTTTTGAACTCGGAAGCCAGGTTGGTTCTTATCAAACACGTTCTATCTAGCATTCCAATGCACATCCTCTAAGCAGTCAATATCCCAAAGAAAGCCATCAAGCTCATTGAAAAAATAATTGCATCATTCTTCTGCGGATCCGCGGCAGGCTCCAAGAAACACCACTGGGTTAGATAGGTAGAGATGTGTTACCCGGTAACCGAGGGGGGCCTAGGGATCCGTTAGATAGGCGAAGTCATGCAGGCCTTTCATTGCAAGATGACTTGACGTCTGATTCAAGGAAAATTACTTTGGGCCAAACTTTTTTCAGCTAAATATATGCAGAGGCACCTCAACCACATTAGGCTTGACAGGAACTTTGGTTCAAGCATTTGGAAAGACATTAGAAGCAAGATTTCATTCACTATTCTTAATTCCAGATGGTTAGTTGGAAAAGGGGACATCAAGTTTTGGCTCCAGAATTGGACAGGAAAAGGCCTTCTGATTGGTGCAGCAATCTCTCCACCATAGCTTCACGACAAAGATAAAATCCTCTCTGACTTTTGGGATTCTTTTGGCGACTGGGATCTGGCCCAAGTTCAAGACATTTTCCTAGTCGAAGCCATCAACGAGATCCTTTATAGTGGTGTTTTCAAATCTGATAGGAGAGATAAACTTACCTTGAATCTATCACCGAATGGCCAATTCTCAACCAAATCAGCCTGGAATGCTATTCACACATCTAGATCCAAACGACGTTGGGCTCTATGGGCATGGAACAAATTTCTCCCCTCTAAGATAGCAGTCTTTGCCTGGAAGGTTATGTATAACGCTGTCCCAGTGGACGTCGCAATCCAACATATTGGGTCAGCCTAGCCTCCGTATGTGTTTGCTGCGACCACCCTGCTTGCGACACAACTGCCCCGCCCATTGATTCCCTTCTACCCCAACCACCAGCAGCTCGTCCATCTCTGTCTGACCCAATTTCTCTACCGATTCTGGCTGGCCCCCAGCACGTCCACCCCTCCCATCACATCCATCAGCAGGACCAAAGCCCTCCCATGGCTAGCAACGACCACCACTTTACCAACCTGCCCTGCTCTAACCTGCGCTTGCTGCGAATCAACACCCACCAACTGCAGGACTGCAGCAGCAACGCCTATCCTCCCCAACCTCTTCACTCAGGCCTTTCACTTCAAACTTCAGCCCATCCTTCCAGGCAGATCCAACAACCCAGAACCAATCATGGCAACATGCTTCCATCAGTCCCACAAGCCTGTGCAACAATTTCTCCCCCCGCCCCTCATGTGGAAGACATTCACCACCTCCTCTGCCATGACAGGATTGCGGTACAAGTTTGGAACCACTTTGCCTGCCTCTTCCAAATCCCCATCGACCCCAACCAACCCATCCAATCCCGGATCCAACAATGGACTACTTCGGCATCTAGATCCTCAGCCCAGAAATTCCTTAGAGGGCTGGCCTTATATTTCATAATTTGGGAGATTTGGCTCAATAGAAATGGAGCTAGATTCGAGAACAGAAACTTTTCCACTGGCCCTATTATTAGCAAAGTTTCAAACTAGCTTTTGGAGATTGGTACTCAACTTACTAACACTGGCAATTTGAAATCAATTGGGGAAACTCTCCAAGGCTCCATCATGGCTTCCTCTTCCCCCTATTTTCCAGTTGTCAATGCCAAGATTGTAACATGGGTAAGACCAACCAGGAACTGGAGTAAACTGAATGTTGATGACTCGGCTCAGGGAAACCCAGGGGCTGGTGGTGGAGGTGGTATTTGCTGAGATATTGCAGGGAATCTAATCTTCGCCTTCCACAACAGCTATGGCCAGGTTTCTAACATAGTAGCAGAAACCACATTGATGGTTGATGGCCTTAAGCTCTGCAAGGAAATAGGGCTTTCCTCTGTCATAGTTAAAACAGATTCCTGTACTCTTTTTGAAGCAGTCTCCAACCACTCTGACTCATGCGGCTGAAAACTCTGGTACCATCGAGAAATCATTCATCAGCTCTCTCTAGGCCTCAATCTTAGATTCAGCCACACATTTAGGGAAGGAATTTCTGTGGCGGATAGGCCTGCCAATATTGCAAGCAGCGGCGCCCCCGACAAGCTCTTCCTTAACTGCGTTGAGCATCCTAGGCCCATTAAAGGAGTCATGGTCCTAGACAAAACAGGGGTAGGCCTCATCAAACACTATCGAGTTAAGAAATGGATTGGCTGACCTGCCTCTGCTTGGCCCGTTTTTCAGGCCAATTTTTCAGGCCCTGTCGCCCCGCTTTTTTCTCAGCTTGCCCCTTGCGCCCCTGCCCGTTGCTAATACTAGTTCCAATTTTTCTGCTGTCCACCTGTATGTTTTTCGGACCATGGTAATGCCGATCTCTGGGCGCTGCTGGCACTTCTTGCTCCAATCTACTGCAGCTGCTGATGTCGCCTCTCTACAGCTGATCCTTGCTATTGCTGGCCCCTGCCTCCCTCCTCTCTTGTTCCCCTACCCCCCCTCTTCTTCCATTATGTAGTTTTTAGGTAGGACCCATTCGCCTTTTTGTATCCGGGTATGCCCGAATGGCTGTACACTCTGTTTACTTAATTCAAAGATGGTGGCTCTGcccactttatttatttatttattatttttaaaaacggAATGGTATACTTTGTTTTGAATTAATTTTGCATGCGTTATTGTgaaaggatttttttaaaaaaaggaatttACATTTCCAGACCTTTTTCAAGATGGTttttaaaacccaaaaaaaaaagtccacCCAAGCAACgttatctttttcaaaatttgtcaACCGCGGAGCTACTTACTCCGTCACATAAGTAGTTGGAATTGTAGTTTTTAtaaaaatgcaaaaaggaaaGGGTGGGCTTGCCACAAAGAATAGTGAAGGGGTTATTTGACATTACAAGAAATTTAAGGTGTTAAATATACCAACTCATAAATTAATAAGGATGGCAATGGGATGGGTAGGCAACCCGACCGGACAAGTCCGACCAAGGTTTGTGCTGGGCTAGAGCCTGGCATGTATGGTCTGATTAATTttcaggttgggcttgggctcaagtcatttagCCTAACCCGACTCAACTTGCCTtcacatgtatgtgttatatcttaaaATATACTGTTTCCAGCCTTGACGCAACCTATCGATCTTGAATATAGATGGTTTATTTCCTCcaaaatgtctatttctttgtgcatgcatgGTCCGCTTGATAAGGGATAGATTAAAAACATTGAAGAGGGAAACAtggattttattaattttcagGTCTAGTTGGGTTATGTCGAGCCTGCGCCCAAATAATTTTTAAAGGCTTGAGACTTGGGCCCATTATGCTAGGCCCATGACGGGCTTGGGCCTTGGTCTAACCATGGGTCCAGTCCCACGCCTTGCCTAGCACGGCCCgcacccagcccattgccactaCAAATTATACTGTCGAATTTAGATGCGTCATGAATCTATTTAAGTACGTGATTGTTGGACATtcatctacacacacacacatctaccCGGCTGTCAGACGCACCTCTCAATGTTTGGTAATTGTTCAAAAAATTAGCGTACATGTGGGCGCAACCATGGTCGGTATATTCTGTCCCATCCACTCTTCAGGAGCTCCTTACCAAAATGAAGGGATAGCCCAGtctgacccaaaactcaggtgggccacacggagtAAACTGAAAGGCTTCAGGtgtgttttcgcattattctccatggtgtggcccacctgggatcTAGATCTCAATGACTTTTGAGATGTACGGTGAAGACAGACGCACACGAACTAGATTTgctacaaacatcatgatggcccacagaGTTCaggggggaaacggattggctactccccctgccaccatcccggtggctggtggtcggtgctctgagggccctatcataatgtatgtgtttcatccattccgttcatccatttttaaagatcattttaggagttgatctcaaaaattagaggtatataactctcaggtagtccacaccacatgaaaacaatagtaattggacatccacaattaaaatcctactaaagcccactgtactgtttatttgatatccaatctgttgattaggtcatacaggccaagatgaagagaaaaaaacaaaaatcagcttgatccaaagcttttatggcccccaaaatgtttttaatggttgacgcttattcaacactgtttcctgtaatatggtccacttgagattggcatatacctcatttttggtctcatatgtaaaatgatctgtaaaaatagatggacagcatggatgaaaaacatacatcatggtggggcccacggagcaccgaccaccagccattggctggtgtcagggggagtagccaatccgtttccgttcagGTGCTGCAACCGCTGTACAATGGAcgaggtttggctggtgaccccaacaccaaccAGGTAGCTCGTGTCAAACCTCcatggccctaccatgatgtatatattttatccatgctgtcttttttttttttcaactcattctaagtatgagcctaaaaataaaaatgacgcagatccaaagccaaattggaccacaccaaaggaaacagtagagatttaacacttactgttgaaaacttcaagtgggccacataagttttgtatcaagttgatattttcgtTTTATCTTCGTACAGggttatgtgactttatgaataggttggatggaatataaacattctCGTGgttctcaagaagttttcaacaacaaGCATTCAAATCCCACAGTTTCTCGTGGTGTAGTtcccttaagctttggatcttcttcattttttcgcCCTATGCCTTAAAAatcggcaaaatggatggaccacgtggataaaactcatatatcaaCGTGGCCCCAAAGAACTTTGACAACAGCTATCGCAGGGTGTTGGGTCCCCATCCAAACCGCGTCCGCGGACAACGGCTGCTGGTGAGGATTCGGAATCGGTGGTGAGTGCCTGCGTCTCAAGTGCCATACGATGCCTGACTATCGTATAACTCTCGTTCTAATTTATGATCATTTCTCCGACTTCAATACAGCTCACCTTTCTTCATCTCATATAGTCATGTCCCATTAAGTACTACATAATCCTCGTTACCTTTGATGAAACCGAACTTACCATGCAAGATAATTAATACACGAACATGTCCTAATTGCACTTGTTTTGTGTGCACTCCTCTCACACGTGAAAAAGAAAATGCacatatggattaaatccaatGTATCAAGTGAGCCATCCGCATGGATGCCATGTCTTAAAAGGCATTGCTATATGATTATTGATGCAGAGCGGGTCACACACAGTTTCATGTaaaagatggatcagagaaggcatGATTGGATGCAGaaatgatctagaccgtcagaaccttaaaatagtcgtatctcgcaaattggaatgagtttttcgacgtatcatatatgattttaaggtaagagaagctactttagccaaccaaccccaatGATGGGTTGACCatgccggatttgcgagattccattcgatcgacggtcaaaagtctattttaatttcgtttttactataaatggtaagttttagttggcATAtaatttttgatcatttgagttgtagTAGTGCCCAACataaaagggcttagaaaagttaggagaacaaTGTGGTTAAGGGTAAATTGGAAACTTAATATTTTTGGTGACCCTATATAGATAatggtaagtttattatttatagtaagttacatttTTGAGggaatttgagtctaaaactccatcatAGGTTTGAGCTTATTATTTAAAGGAATGTACTTTCAATGTATTTTAAATTTATCTTATATTTTTATGCTTTGTGAATTTGAGAAGCTCTGTGAGAAGTCCAAAGAGCtctatggatttggagtagttattctctgaggaagatagtgatcgacctcatcacatccattcCTTTGTCAATTATGAAGTGGATCACACCAGCACTAAAGAAATAAACTGTCCACAGACGTTCCTGTGTATATGTGTATCTCACCGAAGATCATGTCATCTTGATTTTCTATAGGCAGAATCAGCATGCTCAGGACCACCTGACAAGTGGGCCTGATTTACCACACACACCCACGTGAAATTAACATCTATCTTCAAATATAGATCCCAGATGTATGTACAACAAACTAACCTTAATTAAGCAGAAAACAAAGTAGTCTTAATTTCCAACAACATCAGAAAAACAACTCAGTACATCTATATCATGCCAACACAACCCACAACACTAGGCTACGAGAAATGCATTCGTAGGCGTAGAAAGTGTTGCGTGTTTGTTTATTCAAACGTAAAAAACAGTAAAGACGATACTAGAGCCATCCAAGGGTGGTAGTCAGAGATAGATTCTGTGGACATTGGAATCCATTTGGAACCCTTCTACCACAGTCGTTTAAGATCACGCTCAAGGAAACTGGAACGTTGAGATTGAGGCCCAAGACATTGGCTCTAATGGCAGTGCACAAGCAAACGGCAGCCTCGAGATCAGCCAGCCCTTGGATTAGAGAGCAACATGGAAGTGTTGGTGGCGATCCGATAATCACGTTCACCACCCCCAGCAAATTGGAACATACACCCAGCTTCAGTGTATTAATGGAACATGTACCCGTTGAAGGAGGATTAGGAGTTGGGGTAGGGTTGCAAGAGCAACGGCTACAAAGGCAAGGGCTATCATGGGCGGTGACAAAAGCAAAGAAGAGAATGTTGAGGGAGAGTAAAAGGGCAGCTGACGCTGAGCTCTTTGAGGCCATCTCCAAACACTTACACCTTGTTGTCGTGGGAGTAGCGGCTCAGATGTGTTTGGGATGGAGGAGTAAGACGTGGGGTGTGGATATTTATAGAGTTGAGAGATTGGAAATTTATAGAGAGGATATAATAAAATACAACGCCACCCATGTGATTTCCGTGGTCAGTGTAGCTGGCAATGCAAGAGGTTTTTGCGGTGGGGATTTGACAATGGTCATCTAAATCTGGCCATCCCTTCCACCCTATTGTTGTTATAATATATATTCTACCGTGTCCGGCGTGGCTtaggtggatccccggatccaccggggtgggtgaatccctgactgtggggcccaccttgacgtacgtgtcttaaatccacgccgtccatccgttttttcagctatTTTAGGGCATATTGCGTAaaacacatccaaatctcaggtggaccacaccatagtaaactgcggtgaatgacaattaaaaacttctcttgggccacaaaagttttggatcatgctgatattcaTGTagtcctttcatccatgtcttctttatttatttatttattttacctcagcaacaggttggatggcaaaaaaaaataaaaattgagattatttggtttaaaaaaaaaaaggttggatggcaaataaaaattctggtggcccatcataatgtgtgttaTATTCACTCAGTCGGGTACGAATCTCt
Coding sequences:
- the LOC131249503 gene encoding 14 kDa proline-rich protein DC2.15-like, translated to MASKSSASAALLLSLNILFFAFVTAHDSPCLCSRCSCNPTPTPNPPSTGTCSINTLKLGVCSNLLGVVNVIIGSPPTLPCCSLIQGLADLEAAVCLCTAIRANVLGLNLNVPVSLSVILNDCGRRVPNGFQCPQNLSLTTTLGWL